In Photobacterium sp. TLY01, the following proteins share a genomic window:
- a CDS encoding ABC transporter substrate-binding protein gives MMANVQAADKPVRLASDFTYPPFNYKDADGTPKGFDIEIADALCQEAKLDCVWVTQSWDGLIPSLLARKSDAIMASMRITEERKQRVLFTDKYYQTPARFVARNDAEISIDKSGLEGKKIGVQLGTIHDRYVTDMYGDVAKIQRYTGQDEVYLDLSTGRLDAAFGNSDQLALAFLDKEQGKDFEFVGEAVTDKAYIGEGTALALRKTDKALAEKFNKAIQTIRENGTYDRIAGKYFKFDIYGE, from the coding sequence ATGATGGCGAATGTACAGGCAGCGGACAAACCGGTACGTTTAGCTTCCGATTTCACTTACCCGCCATTTAACTACAAAGATGCAGATGGCACCCCGAAAGGGTTTGATATTGAAATCGCCGATGCACTGTGTCAGGAAGCCAAACTGGACTGCGTGTGGGTCACGCAGAGCTGGGACGGCCTGATCCCCTCGCTGTTAGCCCGTAAATCGGATGCCATCATGGCTTCCATGCGTATCACAGAAGAACGCAAGCAACGGGTGTTGTTTACCGACAAGTACTATCAGACTCCGGCCCGTTTTGTGGCCCGTAACGATGCAGAAATCAGCATCGATAAATCCGGCCTTGAAGGGAAAAAAATCGGTGTTCAGCTAGGCACGATTCATGACCGTTATGTCACCGACATGTATGGCGATGTGGCAAAAATTCAGCGCTATACCGGTCAGGATGAAGTATATCTGGATCTGTCCACCGGCCGTCTTGACGCCGCATTTGGTAACTCTGATCAGCTCGCGCTGGCTTTCCTGGACAAAGAGCAGGGCAAGGATTTCGAGTTTGTTGGTGAAGCGGTTACAGACAAAGCCTACATTGGTGAAGGCACTGCGCTGGCCCTGCGTAAAACAGATAAAGCACTGGCCGAGAAATTCAACAAGGCGATTCAGACCATCCGTGAAAATGGCACGTATGACCGGATTGCCGGGAAGTACTTTAAGTTTGATATTTACGGTGAGTAA
- a CDS encoding maltose ABC transporter permease — translation MGNVISTLFSWAFMSLWLLLPLGWVYWLWVAVKIGGFAMFALALFPVTSPIAAILGGWSFLFGLPDWVVSVFIS, via the coding sequence ATGGGAAATGTTATTTCGACACTTTTTAGTTGGGCATTTATGAGTTTGTGGCTTCTATTGCCACTGGGTTGGGTCTACTGGCTTTGGGTAGCAGTAAAAATTGGCGGTTTTGCGATGTTTGCATTGGCGTTGTTTCCGGTTACTTCACCAATAGCAGCGATTCTGGGCGGTTGGTCATTTTTATTCGGGTTGCCTGATTGGGTTGTTAGTGTCTTCATATCGTAG
- a CDS encoding type II toxin-antitoxin system RelE/ParE family toxin: MKSVFVESTIFEKYRSDYLSDEEFRLFQAELMSNPKQGDVIQGTGGLRKIRVASKGKGKGKRGGSRVIYYFLDEKRRFYLLTIYGKNEMSDLTVDQKKQLKAFMEAWRNEQS, from the coding sequence ATGAAAAGTGTATTTGTTGAATCAACCATATTTGAAAAGTACCGAAGTGACTATCTCAGCGACGAGGAGTTTCGACTGTTCCAAGCTGAACTTATGTCGAACCCGAAGCAAGGGGATGTCATTCAAGGCACAGGTGGTTTGCGGAAAATTCGAGTTGCAAGTAAAGGTAAGGGAAAGGGAAAGCGTGGTGGCTCACGTGTTATCTATTACTTCCTCGACGAAAAGCGACGTTTCTACTTGCTGACTATTTACGGCAAAAATGAGATGTCAGACTTAACCGTAGATCAAAAGAAACAGTTAAAGGCTTTTATGGAGGCGTGGCGCAATGAGCAATCGTGA
- a CDS encoding DNA-binding transcriptional regulator — protein MSNRDLFAELSSALVEAKEHSEGKVTLKTHQFNDISELNISPEEIVSIREQFNMSRGVFARLLHTSSRTLENWEQGRSTPNGQAVTLLKLVQRHPETLSHIAEL, from the coding sequence ATGAGCAATCGTGACCTATTTGCAGAATTAAGTTCAGCTCTTGTTGAAGCGAAAGAGCATTCAGAGGGTAAAGTGACTCTGAAAACTCACCAATTTAATGACATCAGCGAGTTAAATATCTCGCCTGAAGAAATTGTCAGTATTCGTGAGCAGTTTAATATGTCTCGCGGTGTGTTTGCTCGTTTGCTACATACATCATCACGAACATTAGAGAACTGGGAGCAGGGGCGTAGCACGCCAAATGGGCAAGCTGTTACGCTTCTAAAGTTGGTACAACGTCACCCAGAAACTCTGTCGCACATAGCAGAGCTATAA
- a CDS encoding GIY-YIG nuclease family protein, translating to MVQDFEYPRVTELDLLVAELMFPILVEVAPTGDTLGYKQLSDLIKARNPNVDAINTLHHRHIGRRLGTIWSFTKGQGCPHIGSIVVSQSDGECGRGIASIVTDLELERDKVKQFDWSTVEFGFNSYIAKAKVHKKELETSRKKLSYDEAKTRFFEYWKSIKDEVPLTSTQAQSIRNAMIQHVCNGFFPEEALSIELRQLSGDNLPESSFVYLGEYINSVTRQSIFDQIKIGYTTNVEKRAFALGGGVNGPLEFSIIKFWEFSGVSAYAIEQELHLYLKDMRMKGEFFHNEGNLAFELVEEYVAKNHSASLKNGLVDQCKI from the coding sequence ATGGTGCAAGATTTTGAATATCCAAGAGTTACTGAATTAGATCTCTTGGTGGCAGAGCTAATGTTCCCTATTTTGGTCGAGGTCGCTCCAACAGGTGATACTTTGGGTTATAAGCAGTTATCCGACTTGATAAAAGCACGTAATCCTAATGTGGACGCTATCAATACCCTACATCATCGTCATATTGGACGCAGGCTCGGTACTATTTGGTCATTTACAAAAGGACAAGGCTGTCCCCATATTGGTTCTATCGTAGTGAGTCAGTCAGACGGTGAATGCGGGCGAGGAATAGCATCTATCGTAACTGACTTAGAGCTTGAGAGAGATAAAGTTAAGCAGTTTGACTGGTCAACAGTTGAGTTTGGTTTTAATTCTTATATTGCCAAAGCTAAGGTTCATAAAAAGGAACTAGAAACTTCTCGAAAAAAACTTAGCTACGATGAAGCTAAAACTCGATTTTTTGAGTATTGGAAGTCGATAAAAGATGAAGTACCTCTAACTTCCACTCAAGCTCAGAGTATAAGAAATGCAATGATCCAGCATGTCTGTAATGGTTTTTTTCCTGAAGAAGCTTTATCAATTGAACTTCGTCAATTATCTGGTGATAACCTTCCTGAAAGTTCCTTTGTGTATCTTGGTGAATACATTAATTCTGTCACAAGACAATCAATTTTCGACCAAATAAAAATAGGCTATACAACGAATGTTGAGAAGAGGGCATTCGCTTTGGGTGGTGGGGTAAACGGCCCACTAGAATTCTCTATTATAAAGTTTTGGGAATTTTCTGGCGTATCAGCATATGCGATTGAACAAGAACTTCATCTTTACCTCAAAGATATGAGGATGAAAGGTGAATTCTTTCACAATGAAGGAAATTTAGCATTTGAATTAGTCGAAGAATATGTCGCTAAAAACCATTCAGCATCATTGAAAAATGGTTTAGTTGATCAATGTAAAATATGA
- a CDS encoding IS3 family transposase (programmed frameshift) — protein sequence MKKSRYTETQIVKILKEVEAGRKVNEVCREYGISDATYYNWKSKYGGMEASDVKRLKELEDENRRLKQMFADLSLEHRIVKDILGKKAVKPAVKRELVEYVRQQFRVSLRMACRAVGISDSVYRYQPDPHRDDEVIAKLQEAVERYPAYGFGKLFKVLRRWGYPWNHKRVYRVYCSLKLNMRRKGKKRLPKREPVPLARPDGVNCCWSIDFMSDALACGRRFRTFNVVDDFNREVLAIEVDLNLPAPRVIRVLERITAWRGMPGKLRMDNGPEFISTALAEWAEENRVELEFIRPGKPTENSYIERFNRTYRTELLDMYVFKTLSEVRELTEQWMKEYNDERPHDALDDLTPWEYLARYESRKNSNLGCH from the exons ATGAAAAAATCACGCTACACAGAAACACAGATCGTGAAGATCCTGAAGGAAGTGGAGGCTGGCCGTAAGGTCAACGAAGTCTGTCGTGAATACGGTATCTCTGACGCTACCTATTACAACTGGAAATCGAAATATGGTGGTATGGAAGCGTCCGATGTGAAGCGGCTGAAAGAGCTTGAAGATGAAAATCGCCGACTCAAGCAGATGTTCGCTGACCTCAGCCTTGAGCATCGTATTGTGAAAGATATTCTGG GAAAAAAAGCTGTAAAGCCAGCGGTTAAACGCGAACTCGTGGAGTATGTTCGTCAGCAATTTCGGGTCAGTCTCAGAATGGCCTGCCGCGCAGTTGGCATCAGTGATTCTGTCTATCGATATCAACCAGACCCTCATCGAGATGATGAGGTCATCGCCAAGTTGCAAGAAGCCGTAGAGCGATATCCTGCTTATGGTTTTGGCAAGTTATTTAAAGTTCTCAGACGCTGGGGATATCCATGGAACCACAAGCGCGTTTACCGTGTTTACTGCTCACTCAAGCTCAATATGAGGCGCAAAGGAAAAAAGCGGTTACCGAAACGGGAGCCAGTCCCGCTGGCACGTCCTGACGGGGTGAACTGCTGTTGGTCGATTGATTTTATGAGTGACGCTCTGGCTTGCGGCAGACGTTTTCGTACGTTTAATGTTGTCGATGATTTTAACCGCGAAGTGTTAGCCATCGAAGTGGACTTAAATTTACCAGCCCCAAGAGTCATCCGGGTTTTGGAGCGTATCACAGCGTGGCGCGGGATGCCCGGCAAACTCAGGATGGATAATGGTCCAGAATTTATCTCCACAGCGTTAGCCGAATGGGCCGAAGAAAATCGAGTTGAACTTGAATTTATTCGACCAGGAAAACCCACTGAGAACTCATATATTGAGCGCTTTAATCGAACCTATCGCACAGAACTTCTCGATATGTACGTTTTTAAAACGCTGAGTGAAGTTCGAGAGTTAACCGAACAATGGATGAAGGAATATAACGATGAACGCCCTCATGATGCCCTGGATGATCTGACCCCGTGGGAATACTTAGCAAGGTACGAAAGCAGGAAAAACTCTAATTTAGGCTGCCATTAA
- a CDS encoding NAD(P)-dependent oxidoreductase: MKVLVAGGNSVLGRHVVRHLIDHGYQVFALSQHPEQDNPLAIPLALQDEYMAGKFDAVICCARPVMAPYAQEKQPPDFSELMESLERFAKPDATKLYTSGIEVFGCADECSPVELKFEPLSAAEKDVPVLQEAIKLGWTPVFVPTLVYGGQECPIHTSLNRRESLRIPVLIPSSGLYYAAHLDDLAAFHVTLIEQDTLAPFYFLAEEKRYSPEVLADMLVKYGWAEGVKCLSLPSFLKQYGEEVLEVETMTVNVPISPDFEPVNRLSTYLSQTRITPAHDHP; encoded by the coding sequence ATGAAGGTCTTAGTTGCGGGGGGAAATTCGGTGCTCGGGCGTCATGTGGTCCGGCACCTGATCGATCACGGTTATCAGGTATTTGCGCTCAGTCAGCACCCTGAGCAGGATAACCCGCTGGCCATCCCGCTTGCGCTGCAGGATGAATACATGGCCGGAAAGTTTGATGCCGTGATTTGCTGTGCCAGACCTGTCATGGCACCTTATGCGCAGGAAAAGCAGCCACCGGATTTCTCTGAACTGATGGAGAGCCTTGAACGTTTTGCAAAACCGGATGCGACAAAGCTGTATACATCGGGTATCGAAGTGTTTGGGTGCGCCGATGAATGTTCACCTGTTGAACTCAAGTTTGAGCCCCTGTCGGCGGCTGAAAAAGATGTGCCTGTGCTGCAAGAAGCCATCAAACTGGGCTGGACGCCGGTGTTTGTGCCGACGCTGGTATACGGTGGACAGGAGTGTCCGATCCATACCTCACTGAACCGTCGTGAAAGCCTTCGCATTCCTGTTTTGATCCCGTCTTCCGGTCTGTATTATGCCGCCCATCTGGATGATCTGGCCGCTTTCCACGTGACCTTAATAGAGCAGGATACACTGGCGCCGTTTTATTTTCTGGCTGAGGAAAAACGCTACAGCCCTGAAGTTCTGGCGGACATGCTGGTGAAATACGGTTGGGCAGAGGGCGTAAAATGCCTGTCGTTACCGAGTTTTCTCAAACAATACGGCGAAGAGGTGCTGGAGGTAGAAACCATGACTGTGAATGTGCCGATCAGCCCGGATTTCGAGCCGGTCAACCGCCTGTCAACCTACCTGTCACAGACGCGGATCACGCCTGCTCATGACCACCCGTAA
- a CDS encoding S66 peptidase family protein, producing MRYPSPLVPGCTIAVTALSAGVPDTFHARLDLVIQGLRDRGFKVLEGHCLRESADHVSAPAAVRAKELMAFLLDDRVDAILPPWGGELAMELLPLLDLDILRHAKPKWLVGFSDISTISSVLTARCGWASLHCANLMQLHPDVTDPLNRAIFSLLSLPASESLTLQQSSCYEVASANYAKEPEASFTFTQPTQWTVLPVNDAAKSVAFSGRLIGGCLDTIGLLSGTEYLNLPQMKAQYAQDGLILFLENAELSPTAMARMLMTMKFNGVFDAVNGVIFGRDGSPLSHGKSLSHAQVIEQVLGDLSVPVILNADIGHLAPNMPIMNGAVADVQMTNGKAWVQQTLR from the coding sequence ATGCGTTATCCTTCCCCACTGGTTCCCGGTTGTACGATCGCTGTCACAGCATTATCGGCAGGTGTCCCTGATACGTTTCATGCACGCCTCGATTTAGTGATTCAGGGCTTGCGTGACAGAGGGTTTAAAGTGCTGGAAGGGCATTGCTTGCGGGAAAGTGCCGACCATGTCAGCGCGCCTGCGGCTGTACGTGCCAAAGAGCTGATGGCGTTTTTGCTCGATGATCGCGTTGATGCCATTTTGCCGCCCTGGGGAGGTGAACTGGCGATGGAACTGCTGCCATTGCTCGATCTGGACATCCTGCGCCACGCCAAACCGAAATGGCTGGTTGGCTTTTCCGATATCAGTACTATCTCGTCTGTCTTAACGGCTCGCTGCGGTTGGGCCAGCCTGCATTGTGCTAATCTGATGCAGCTGCACCCTGATGTAACGGATCCGCTCAATCGTGCGATTTTTTCTTTGCTCAGCCTGCCTGCCAGTGAATCTCTGACGCTCCAGCAATCGTCTTGCTATGAGGTAGCATCGGCTAATTATGCCAAAGAACCTGAAGCATCTTTCACTTTCACTCAGCCTACACAATGGACGGTACTACCGGTCAATGATGCGGCAAAGTCGGTCGCTTTCTCTGGCCGCCTGATCGGTGGCTGCCTGGATACGATTGGTTTGCTATCGGGTACCGAATACCTGAATCTGCCGCAGATGAAAGCGCAGTATGCTCAGGATGGCCTGATTCTGTTTCTGGAAAACGCCGAGCTCTCGCCAACTGCGATGGCCCGCATGTTGATGACCATGAAGTTCAATGGGGTGTTTGATGCTGTAAACGGAGTGATATTCGGCCGGGATGGTTCGCCGCTGAGTCACGGCAAATCACTGTCACATGCACAGGTCATTGAGCAAGTACTGGGCGATCTTTCAGTACCTGTCATCCTGAACGCTGACATCGGACATCTGGCACCGAATATGCCAATCATGAATGGCGCTGTTGCAGACGTGCAAATGACGAATGGCAAGGCTTGGGTGCAGCAGACATTGAGATAA
- a CDS encoding GNAT family N-acetyltransferase — protein MMQFVHCTYEKHGEAILAIFNDAILNTTALYEYQPRTMDIMQTWFATKTANQFPVIGIENDAGELMGFASYGTFRAWAAFKYSVEHSVYIHPQHQGKGLGRKLMEALIEAAREQNYHVLVGGIDSTNTGSIALHKKLGFEYSGTIKQAAYKFERWLDLDFYQLILDTPAQPVSG, from the coding sequence ATGATGCAGTTTGTTCATTGTACCTATGAAAAACATGGCGAAGCCATTCTGGCGATTTTCAACGATGCCATTCTGAATACCACCGCACTTTACGAATACCAGCCCCGTACGATGGACATCATGCAAACCTGGTTTGCCACCAAAACGGCCAATCAGTTTCCTGTGATTGGGATTGAAAATGATGCCGGCGAGCTGATGGGGTTTGCCAGTTACGGCACGTTTCGCGCCTGGGCTGCGTTTAAATATTCTGTCGAACACTCTGTGTACATTCATCCGCAGCATCAGGGGAAAGGCCTGGGGCGCAAGCTGATGGAGGCGCTGATTGAGGCGGCCCGTGAGCAGAATTACCATGTGCTGGTGGGGGGCATCGATTCAACAAACACCGGCAGTATTGCCTTGCATAAAAAGCTGGGATTTGAATATTCCGGCACGATCAAGCAGGCGGCCTATAAATTTGAACGCTGGTTGGATCTGGATTTCTACCAGCTGATACTGGATACGCCAGCACAGCCTGTGTCTGGCTAA
- a CDS encoding cyclopropane-fatty-acyl-phospholipid synthase family protein, with the protein MLFNSPLSLEKAHRLIEILNLHTDSHVIDIGCGEGEFLLRLASATGAHCLGLDISEDCIAAANAKAEAMGLADRVTFEVADANVYPIATQYDVAICMGSTHAFGEGDAGYPAALTQMQQWLKPQGQLLIGEGYWKQPPAQAYLDFIGEPIGIYYDHQGNMSVAESHGLATVYAATSNQDEWDHFEGCFRLKAERAVLANPEDDKARQKRDAVREWNSFYHQYGRDTMGFGFYLFIKDKGSSGSAA; encoded by the coding sequence ATGTTATTTAATAGCCCGCTCAGCCTCGAAAAAGCACATCGCCTGATCGAGATACTGAATCTTCATACGGACAGTCATGTGATTGATATTGGCTGTGGGGAGGGGGAGTTTTTACTTCGTCTTGCCAGCGCGACAGGCGCACATTGTCTGGGACTGGATATTTCTGAGGACTGCATTGCTGCAGCCAATGCGAAAGCAGAGGCGATGGGATTGGCTGACAGGGTGACATTTGAAGTCGCTGACGCCAACGTGTACCCGATAGCGACTCAATATGATGTGGCGATCTGTATGGGATCGACCCATGCGTTTGGTGAAGGCGATGCGGGGTATCCGGCAGCATTGACTCAAATGCAGCAATGGCTGAAACCTCAGGGGCAGCTGCTGATCGGTGAAGGCTATTGGAAGCAGCCACCGGCTCAGGCATATCTGGACTTTATCGGCGAGCCGATTGGTATCTATTACGATCACCAGGGCAACATGTCGGTCGCCGAGTCTCACGGCCTGGCCACTGTGTATGCGGCCACCAGTAATCAGGATGAGTGGGATCATTTTGAAGGTTGCTTTCGCCTGAAAGCAGAGCGGGCAGTATTAGCGAATCCTGAGGATGACAAAGCGCGTCAAAAGCGGGATGCGGTTCGTGAGTGGAACAGTTTCTATCACCAGTATGGCCGCGACACTATGGGGTTTGGTTTCTATTTGTTCATCAAGGACAAGGGTTCATCCGGATCGGCAGCTTAA
- a CDS encoding patatin family protein encodes MTAAGSHALVVEGGAMRGIFAAGVLDGFLEQDYRPFDFCIGVSAGSTNLAAWLANQHGRNYKVITDYSCRPEFISLRKFVRGGHWLDLDWLWQITINEIRLDLDAFAAQPMPLYVVTTRVSSGEAVYTQATAGNLEQLLKASCSVPVAYRDYPLLNGDAMTDGGVADSIPVIKAYDMGAREITVILSRPLGYRKKTSKASWFLRRMLADTPELARVMMQRADNYNQAIAFIENPPQDCRIHVIAPPAEFDVGRMTTDKKRLDTGYQMGLAAALAGR; translated from the coding sequence ATGACAGCGGCAGGATCACATGCTCTGGTGGTTGAAGGTGGCGCGATGCGCGGTATTTTTGCCGCCGGGGTGCTGGATGGCTTCCTTGAGCAAGACTACCGGCCATTTGATTTCTGCATCGGTGTCTCGGCCGGTTCCACCAATCTTGCGGCCTGGCTGGCAAATCAGCATGGCCGGAATTATAAAGTGATCACGGATTATTCCTGCCGCCCTGAATTTATCAGTTTGCGTAAATTCGTGCGTGGCGGGCACTGGCTGGATCTCGACTGGTTGTGGCAGATCACCATCAATGAAATCCGTTTGGATCTGGATGCTTTCGCCGCACAACCCATGCCTTTGTACGTGGTCACGACCCGAGTCTCTAGCGGAGAGGCGGTTTATACTCAAGCCACAGCAGGTAATCTGGAACAATTGCTGAAAGCCTCTTGCTCTGTGCCGGTTGCCTACCGGGATTATCCGCTGCTCAATGGCGATGCCATGACGGACGGCGGGGTAGCCGATTCCATTCCTGTCATCAAGGCCTATGACATGGGAGCCCGGGAAATCACGGTGATTTTGTCACGTCCTCTGGGCTACCGGAAAAAAACCAGCAAAGCGAGTTGGTTCCTCCGCCGCATGCTGGCAGATACCCCTGAATTGGCGCGGGTGATGATGCAGCGCGCCGACAATTACAATCAAGCCATTGCGTTTATCGAGAACCCGCCGCAAGACTGCCGTATTCATGTGATCGCACCGCCGGCAGAATTTGATGTCGGCCGCATGACCACAGACAAAAAACGGTTAGATACCGGCTATCAGATGGGCCTGGCGGCGGCACTCGCCGGGCGATAA
- a CDS encoding ASCH domain-containing protein, which yields MIFHNFAPATLAQQFQLSPQAADCLSAYLVTLPEAEIPSISGVSADYFCADKENADICAELVRKGEKQASCSMKYWYQTGGKEGPEPMPQVGHLQVVTDWAGVPVAITQMTRVTEARFSDVTAEFAAAEGEGDKSLRWWRNAHWQFFSAECEELGIEMSEDTVLVLEHFRTVWAKPA from the coding sequence ATGATTTTTCACAATTTTGCACCGGCAACATTAGCGCAACAGTTTCAGCTTTCTCCCCAGGCGGCAGACTGCCTGTCGGCTTATTTGGTGACGTTACCAGAAGCTGAAATACCGAGCATTTCTGGTGTCAGCGCAGATTATTTCTGTGCTGACAAAGAAAACGCAGACATTTGCGCCGAACTGGTACGAAAAGGGGAAAAGCAAGCCAGCTGTAGTATGAAGTACTGGTATCAGACTGGTGGCAAGGAAGGACCAGAGCCGATGCCGCAGGTCGGCCATTTACAGGTGGTCACGGATTGGGCGGGCGTCCCGGTTGCGATCACGCAAATGACCCGGGTGACAGAAGCCCGGTTCAGCGATGTGACAGCTGAGTTTGCGGCCGCTGAAGGCGAGGGTGATAAATCGCTGCGCTGGTGGCGTAATGCCCACTGGCAGTTTTTCAGTGCTGAGTGCGAAGAGCTGGGTATTGAGATGAGCGAGGACACTGTGCTGGTCCTGGAACATTTTCGAACTGTATGGGCGAAACCTGCCTGA
- a CDS encoding DUF2254 domain-containing protein: protein MKTHWLNRWEAVRSSFWFVPAMMVIIAIGLARIVVTLDHQLVHFSLTLPDVGFTGGAEGARSVLSTIAGSMVTVAGVAFSITIVALTLASSQFGPRLLRNFMRDPGNQYVLGTFIATFIYCLLVLSSVTHANGNEFVPRIAVNLALLLAMLNVAVLIYFIHHVATSIQADNVVNSVYEELNQYIEQFFPDELGESEPEPFQTDRNLTRMFHHVVTADSEGYLQALDRQCLCQLAQQFDCRIELGYRAGEFIVKDGSIAVVHSDTEPEEDLDTQLRDCMIVGKLRTPEQDPEFAVYQLVEVAVRALSPGINDPFTAMTCVDRLSAILCSLTGRSFHSARWFDDEGQLRLEEPPLTFTGILNAAFDQIRQHGKSDTAVTIRLLESLSRIASHCRTSEQQHAVRRQADMILRSSHDSLNEAQDLADVEQRYQAILDEIRQC from the coding sequence ATGAAAACACACTGGTTAAATCGTTGGGAAGCGGTCAGGAGCAGTTTCTGGTTCGTCCCTGCCATGATGGTGATCATCGCCATCGGTCTGGCCCGGATTGTCGTGACCCTGGATCATCAGCTGGTGCATTTTTCTCTGACGTTGCCTGATGTCGGTTTCACGGGAGGCGCAGAGGGAGCACGCAGCGTGCTGTCGACGATTGCGGGCTCTATGGTAACGGTAGCCGGGGTGGCTTTTTCAATCACCATCGTGGCATTGACGCTGGCTTCGTCTCAGTTTGGCCCCCGCTTGCTGCGAAATTTTATGCGCGATCCCGGCAATCAGTATGTGCTTGGCACCTTCATAGCGACGTTTATCTATTGCCTGCTTGTCTTAAGCAGTGTGACCCATGCCAATGGCAATGAGTTCGTTCCCCGCATTGCGGTCAATCTGGCCTTGTTACTGGCCATGTTGAATGTCGCAGTTCTGATTTATTTCATTCACCATGTGGCTACCTCGATTCAGGCGGATAATGTCGTAAATAGCGTGTATGAGGAGCTGAATCAGTACATTGAACAATTTTTTCCAGATGAGCTTGGTGAATCTGAACCAGAACCCTTTCAGACTGATCGCAATCTAACCAGGATGTTTCATCATGTGGTCACGGCAGACAGTGAAGGTTACCTGCAAGCCCTAGACAGACAATGTTTATGTCAGCTCGCGCAGCAGTTTGATTGCCGGATTGAGCTGGGTTACCGGGCCGGGGAGTTTATCGTCAAAGATGGTTCAATCGCGGTTGTGCACTCTGATACTGAGCCGGAAGAAGATCTGGATACGCAGCTTCGCGATTGTATGATTGTGGGTAAATTGCGCACTCCGGAACAAGACCCCGAATTTGCAGTTTATCAATTGGTTGAAGTAGCCGTCAGAGCATTGTCGCCGGGTATCAATGACCCCTTTACAGCCATGACCTGCGTCGACAGACTCAGTGCAATACTTTGCTCACTGACAGGCCGGTCATTTCATTCTGCACGCTGGTTTGACGATGAGGGACAGTTGCGGCTGGAAGAACCGCCTCTGACGTTTACCGGGATACTCAATGCCGCCTTTGATCAGATTCGTCAACATGGCAAATCGGATACGGCGGTGACTATCCGGCTGCTTGAAAGCCTTAGCCGGATTGCCAGTCATTGCAGAACGAGTGAGCAGCAGCATGCTGTTCGTCGCCAGGCTGATATGATCCTGCGATCCAGTCATGATAGTCTGAATGAAGCACAGGATCTGGCTGATGTTGAACAGCGGTATCAGGCGATTCTTGATGAAATACGACAGTGCTGA
- a CDS encoding MarR family winged helix-turn-helix transcriptional regulator, giving the protein MQDHVDKLLIQWQEHRPDLDCSPMGIIGRMYRAQRIMTDSINVVFKSYGLSQVEFDILASLRRAGEPLTPTQLYHTVMLSSGAMTARLDKLTDRGLIYRQPSDDDRRSCKVWLTDEGQALVDKAVTAHVANEHQMLTALDKDEQAQLAGLLRKWLLANESALK; this is encoded by the coding sequence ATGCAAGATCATGTCGATAAACTATTGATTCAATGGCAGGAACACCGGCCAGATTTGGATTGCTCCCCGATGGGGATCATTGGCCGCATGTATCGTGCCCAACGAATCATGACAGACAGCATCAATGTTGTTTTCAAAAGCTACGGACTGAGCCAGGTCGAGTTTGATATCCTGGCCTCGCTGCGCAGAGCCGGCGAACCCCTTACACCCACCCAGCTTTATCACACCGTGATGCTGTCTTCTGGTGCGATGACAGCCAGACTGGATAAGCTGACCGACAGAGGATTGATCTATCGTCAGCCGAGTGACGATGACAGGCGCAGCTGTAAGGTATGGCTAACAGATGAAGGGCAAGCACTGGTTGATAAAGCCGTCACGGCCCATGTCGCAAATGAACATCAGATGCTGACGGCATTGGATAAAGACGAACAGGCACAGCTGGCAGGTTTACTGCGAAAATGGCTGTTGGCGAATGAATCGGCATTGAAATAA